A stretch of Triticum aestivum cultivar Chinese Spring chromosome 1D, IWGSC CS RefSeq v2.1, whole genome shotgun sequence DNA encodes these proteins:
- the LOC123182552 gene encoding tyrosine--tRNA ligase 1, cytoplasmic isoform X1, with protein sequence MPPNSRPRLRVGFATRMARQQRMLETNSTEQPSETATMDSCTDVAASIDRDSVELSCYERIAALGSIGDQCIYADELRLLLRKKNAPICYVWFEPTPWMDITQGLLKTIYVNKMLKAGYIVKILIADWFAQRNHRICSNKYVIRKIGCYNIEMWKAAGMDLDRVELVWFSDVLERHASDYWPLALDVSKKCTLKRMASCCTETAPYDPRLPAAVIFYPCMQVAAILCPKLQADIWLFSMDQQEIVMLTREYCEDIKRESKPTIMLHNTLPNLVDNPYIVLKDPYNMREPKWNIFMHDKECALNEKISRAVCPPKVAVCNPCLEYIKYVIFPWFGKFEVAQKEQSGVNKPFECMEDLIVDYESGDLDPVDVKLAFEKGICKILEHVGTCLNSNAEAQALIIDLMGHIRRMESVDIHEFHW encoded by the exons ATGCCTCCCAACTCGCGGCCCCGTCTCCGCGTCGGTTTTGCCACCCGAATGGCGAG GCAACAACGTATGCTGGAGACAAACTCTACGGAGCAACCCTCCGAGACTGCCACCATGGATAGCTGCACTGATGTGGCTGCCAGCATCGACAG GGATTCGGTGGAGTTGAGTTGCTATGAGAGGATTGCGGCCCTGGGGAGCATCGGGGATCAGTGCATCTATGCGGATGAACTCCGGCTCCTGCTCCGGAAGAAGAATGCTCCCATTTGCTATGTTTGGTTTGAGCCAACCCCCTGGATGGACATAACCCAG GGGCTTCTGAAGACAATTTATGTCAACAAGATGCTCAAAGCTGGTTACATAGTTAAAATATTGATAGCAGATTGGTTTGCCCAACGGAACCATAGGATTTGCAGCAATAAATATGTAATAAGGAAAATTGGCTGCTACAATATTGAGATGTGGAAAGCAGCTGGCATGGATCTTGACAGGGTAGAGCTTGTATGGTTCTCAGATGTGTTGGAAAGGCATGCATCTGATTACTGGCCACTTGCCCTGGATGTCTCCAAAAAATGCACTCTAAAAAGAATGGCAAG CTGTTGCACGGAAACAGCCCCATATGACCCGCGACTGCCTGCTGCTGTGATATTTTACCCATGCATGCAAGTTGCTGCTATATTATGTCCGAAG TTGCAGGCGGATATATGGCTCTTCAGCATGGATCAGCAAGAAATTGTCATGCTAACCAGAGAGTATTGTGAAGACATAAAAAGAGAAAGCAAACCAACTATTATGTTGCACA ATACACTACCTAATTTAGTAGATAATCCTTATATTGTACTAAAGGACCCTTATAACATGAGGGAACCAAAATGGAACATCTTCATGCATGATAAGGAG TGCGCTTTGAATGAAAAAATAAGCAGGGCTGTCTGTCCTCCAAAAGTAGCAGTATGCAACCCATGTTTGGAGTACATCAAATATGTTATCTTCCCTTGGTTTGGGAAGTTTGAGGTAGCGCAGAAGGAACAGAGTGGTGTTAACAA GCCATTTGAATGCATGGAAGATCTTATTGTTGATTATGAAAGTGGCGATCTTGATCCTGTCGACGTTAAGTTGGCTTTTGAAAAAGGAATATGCAAAATATTAGAG
- the LOC123182552 gene encoding tyrosine--tRNA ligase 1, cytoplasmic isoform X2 encodes MPPNSRPRLRVGFATRMARQQRMLETNSTEQPSETATMDSCTDVAASIDRDSVELSCYERIAALGSIGDQCIYADELRLLLRKKNAPICYVWFEPTPWMDITQGLLKTIYVNKMLKAGYIVKILIADWFAQRNHRICSNKYVIRKIGCYNIEMWKAAGMDLDRVELVWFSDVLERHASDYWPLALDVSKKCTLKRMASCCTETAPYDPRLPAAVIFYPCMQVAAILCPKLQADIWLFSMDQQEIVMLTREYCEDIKRESKPTIMLHNTLPNLVDNPYIVLKDPYNMREPKWNIFMHDKECALNEKISRAVCPPKVAVCNPCLEYIKYVIFPWFGKFEVAQKEQSGVNNMLVPA; translated from the exons ATGCCTCCCAACTCGCGGCCCCGTCTCCGCGTCGGTTTTGCCACCCGAATGGCGAG GCAACAACGTATGCTGGAGACAAACTCTACGGAGCAACCCTCCGAGACTGCCACCATGGATAGCTGCACTGATGTGGCTGCCAGCATCGACAG GGATTCGGTGGAGTTGAGTTGCTATGAGAGGATTGCGGCCCTGGGGAGCATCGGGGATCAGTGCATCTATGCGGATGAACTCCGGCTCCTGCTCCGGAAGAAGAATGCTCCCATTTGCTATGTTTGGTTTGAGCCAACCCCCTGGATGGACATAACCCAG GGGCTTCTGAAGACAATTTATGTCAACAAGATGCTCAAAGCTGGTTACATAGTTAAAATATTGATAGCAGATTGGTTTGCCCAACGGAACCATAGGATTTGCAGCAATAAATATGTAATAAGGAAAATTGGCTGCTACAATATTGAGATGTGGAAAGCAGCTGGCATGGATCTTGACAGGGTAGAGCTTGTATGGTTCTCAGATGTGTTGGAAAGGCATGCATCTGATTACTGGCCACTTGCCCTGGATGTCTCCAAAAAATGCACTCTAAAAAGAATGGCAAG CTGTTGCACGGAAACAGCCCCATATGACCCGCGACTGCCTGCTGCTGTGATATTTTACCCATGCATGCAAGTTGCTGCTATATTATGTCCGAAG TTGCAGGCGGATATATGGCTCTTCAGCATGGATCAGCAAGAAATTGTCATGCTAACCAGAGAGTATTGTGAAGACATAAAAAGAGAAAGCAAACCAACTATTATGTTGCACA ATACACTACCTAATTTAGTAGATAATCCTTATATTGTACTAAAGGACCCTTATAACATGAGGGAACCAAAATGGAACATCTTCATGCATGATAAGGAG TGCGCTTTGAATGAAAAAATAAGCAGGGCTGTCTGTCCTCCAAAAGTAGCAGTATGCAACCCATGTTTGGAGTACATCAAATATGTTATCTTCCCTTGGTTTGGGAAGTTTGAGGTAGCGCAGAAGGAACAGAGTGGTGTTAACAA